From a single Miscanthus floridulus cultivar M001 chromosome 8, ASM1932011v1, whole genome shotgun sequence genomic region:
- the LOC136474146 gene encoding uncharacterized protein produces MHQKEEKALRARVVETEKQRDAAVESAKNECKALRVEKQKLSESIDEMRALVRSSHNRAEEAQKTIEGLSGKLATATENWNVLWKSFRSVADVLRTPADDGQSWAQFIPRIPTRFQEFAKRCAQVCTKNVLAQVRVLAPEAPLSKIAEEAESQEYLDAVERMESEVEGLASRVVDSLNIDISLSDDNA; encoded by the exons atgcaccaaaaggaggagaaagcccttcgcgcccgggtagtggagacggagaaacagagagatgctgcggtggagtctgcgaagaatgaatgcaaag ctctccgagttgagaagcagaagctctcggagagtattgatgaaatgagggcccttgtccgttctagtcataatagagctgaggag gcccaaaaaactattgaaggcttgtccgggaagctggcgacggctactgagaattggaatgttttgtggaaatcttttcgttcagtagccgatgtcctccggactccagcggatgacgggcaatcttgggcgcagttcattccccggattccgactcgtttccaagagttcgcgaagaggtgtgcccaagtatgtaccaagaatgtgctggcccaggtccgggtccttgctccagaggcgcctctctccaagatagcagaagaagctgaaagccaagaatatcttgacgccgttgagaggatggagtctgaggtcgaaggtctagccagtagggttgtagacagtctaaatattgacatttccctttctgatgacaacgcctga
- the LOC136470244 gene encoding putative cyclin-F2-1: protein MDPFAYELLSQPLPPGFDPFSSSGGGYEAMDMEQLDNYFRAIGVLPPLPPANAHVQPAPPASSYDDDGAAALATYDSDDDDIGASLRAMETDTRQRPSPGCTAPVARAALVQWMHDFARHFGVGQDALHRAVSYADRFLSASAAVTGADIRNDYQLRLLGAAAAYAASKYEDSRDTAPRMMNARDIAVCCGFAASREVLDAERALLAALGYRLGGPTAHTFVEHFTRRHVGQEVRRRAHALADSSLFDHRCVKLLPSAVAAAAVLLVRLCLEPAHSHESTASSFVMLALSIIIITSSYASEHV, encoded by the exons ATGGATCCCTTCGCCTACGAGCTTCTCAGTCAACCGCTGCCCCCCGGCTTCGATCCATTCTCCAGCAGCGGCGGTGGCTATGAGGCCATGGACATGGAGCAGCTGGACAACTACTTCCGCGCCATCGGAGTCCTCCCTCCGCTTCCGCCCGCCAACGCGCACGTCCAGCCGGCACCCCCTGCTTCGTCctacgacgacgacggtgccGCCGCCCTGGCTACCTACGACAGCGACGACGATGACATCGGCGCCAGCCTCCGGGCCATGGAGACAGACACCAGGCAGCGGCCGTCGCCGGGCTGCACGGCCCCGGTGGCGCGTGCCGCGCTGGTCCAGTGGATGCACGACTTCGCGCGGCACTTCGGCGTCGGCCAGGACGCGCTCCACCGCGCCGTCAGCTACGCCGACCGTTTCCTCTCGGCGAGCGCCGCCGTCACGGGCGCCGACATCCGCAACGACTACCAACTCCGTCtcctgggcgcggcggcggcctacGCCGCGTCCAAGTACGAGGACAGCAGGGACACCGCGCCGAGGATGATGAACGCGAGGGACATCGCCGTCTGCTGCGGATTCGCGGCGAGCCGGGAGGTGCTGGACGCGGAGCGCGCGCTGCTCGCGGCGCTCGGGTACCGGCTCGGCGGGCCCACGGCGCACACGTTCGTGGAGCACTTCACGAGGCGGCACGTCGGACAGGAGGTGCGGCGCAGGGCGCACGCCCTCGCCGACTCGTCGCTGTTCGACCACCGCTGCGTGAAGCTCCTGCCGTCCGCCGTGGCGGCGGCCGCGGTCCTGCTCGTGAGGCTGTGCCTGGAGCCGGCGCACTCGCACGAGTCGACCGCGAGCAG CTTTGTAATGCTTGCATTATCTATTATCATTATTACCAGTTCATATGCAAGTGAGCATGTATAA